In Rutidosis leptorrhynchoides isolate AG116_Rl617_1_P2 chromosome 2, CSIRO_AGI_Rlap_v1, whole genome shotgun sequence, one genomic interval encodes:
- the LOC139893351 gene encoding probable trehalose-phosphate phosphatase 2 yields the protein MMLRITTKIYEAMGLQRWLPTRLQSESMSKSKHDYVDGGYSTTKAADQIAINQNYISWLRQHPSALSAFNQMINVAKGKQIVVFLDYDGTLSPIVSDPECAFMSDQMRAAVCNVSKFFPTAIISGRSREKVYDFVKLDTLYYSGSHGMDTMGPAQKNNSYDKNYQQRRFDNEGNEFIVFQPAQAFLPAVKRILNEVTEITQNIKGVVIEDNRFCLSVHYRHVKDEDYERLEEEVMLMLTKNPGFHMTRGKKVLEIRPSIKWNKGDAVNYLLETFGFNKSSDVFAIYIGDDRTDEDAFKVLRQLGGYPIIVSSTPRDTTALHSLRNPSEVQLFLDRLSRWGSNIVTNDHQ from the exons ATGATGTTACGCATAACAACAAAAATTTATGAGGCAATGGGATTGCAAAGATGGCTGCCCACAAGATTACAATCTGAATCCATGTCCAAATCCAAACATGATTATGTGGATGGTGGCTATAGTACTACTAAAGCTGCTGACCAAATTGCTATTAATCAAAATTATATCTCTTGGTTG aGACAACACCCTTCTGCTCTTAGTGCATTTAACCAAATGATTAATGTGGCAAAAGGGAAGCAAATAGTCGTCTTCTTAGATTATGATGGCACATTGTCCCCAATCGTGAGTGACCCCGAGTGCGCCTTCATGTCTGATCAG ATGCGTGCAGCAGTATGTAACGTTTCTAAATTCTTCCCGACAGCAATTATCAGTGGCAGAAGTCGTGAAAAG gTTTATGATTTTGTTAAGTTAGATACATTATACTACTCAGGGAGTCATGGGATGGACACTATGGGACCAGCTCAAAAGAATAATTCATATGATAAAAATTATCAACAAAGACGCTTTGATAATGAG GGAAACGAGTTTATCGTATTTCAACCAGCTCAAGCTTTTCTGCCTGCTGTTAAGAGG ATATTAAATGAAGTTACAGAGATAACACAGAACATAAAAGGAGTGGTCATTGAGGATAATAGATTTTGCCTTTCTGTTCATTACCGACATGTTAAGGACGAG GATTACGAAAGGCTTGAAGAGGAAGTTATGTTGATGCTTACGAAAAATCCAGGTTTTCACATGACTAGAGGCAAAAAAGTGTTGGAAATTCGACCGTCTATAAAATGGAACAAGGGTGATGCTGTTAACTATTTATTGGAAACTTTTGGATTTAACAAGTCTAGTGATGTCTTCGCGATATACATTGGCGATGATCGGACGGATGAGGACGCTTTCAAG GTGTTAAGGCAGTTAGGAGGATATCCAATAATAGTATCATCAACACCAAGAGACACAACAGCTTTGCATTCACTTCGCAACCCATCAGAGGTACAATTGTTCTTGGATCGTTTAAGTCGTTGGGGTTCTAACATCGTCACCAACGATCATCAGTAA